A single genomic interval of Stieleria maiorica harbors:
- a CDS encoding glycoside hydrolase family protein, which translates to MTTQALRWQKQGRMFDPTDHELPADCTEFAQSPQALVCDGFVRIYFCSRQRDGDTGKFLSHVLFVDFDWELQQVLRIAEKPVITLGERGCFDEHGIFPLSPVRVGDQVFGYTCGWSRRVGVSVETGIGLAISDDGGTTFERYDNGPILSATLHEPCLVGDGFVRLIGDVFHMWYIFGRPWRQYHGQSEPDRIYKIAHATSHDGVHWRKTDGEQLIADAIGEDECQALPTVIESGGRYHMYFCFRYANDFRTNPERGYRIGYASSDDLRHWVRDDRHVGIERSKNVDAWDSRMMCYPNVFRHNKNTYLLYNGNQFGRRGFGIAVAEA; encoded by the coding sequence GTGACGACGCAAGCATTGCGATGGCAAAAACAGGGTCGCATGTTTGATCCGACCGACCACGAGTTGCCGGCCGACTGCACCGAGTTCGCTCAGTCCCCGCAGGCCTTGGTTTGCGATGGTTTCGTGCGGATCTATTTCTGCTCGCGCCAGCGTGACGGCGACACCGGCAAATTCCTCAGCCATGTCTTGTTCGTAGACTTCGACTGGGAACTGCAACAAGTCCTTCGCATTGCCGAAAAGCCCGTGATCACGCTCGGCGAACGAGGCTGCTTCGACGAGCACGGCATCTTTCCGTTGAGTCCGGTTCGCGTCGGCGACCAGGTGTTTGGGTACACCTGTGGTTGGAGCCGACGCGTGGGCGTGTCGGTCGAGACGGGAATCGGGCTGGCGATCAGCGACGACGGCGGAACGACGTTTGAGCGTTATGACAACGGCCCGATTCTTTCGGCGACCCTGCACGAACCCTGTTTGGTCGGCGACGGATTTGTGCGGCTGATCGGAGATGTCTTTCACATGTGGTACATCTTTGGCCGACCGTGGCGTCAATATCACGGTCAATCCGAACCCGATCGGATCTACAAAATCGCACACGCGACCTCGCACGACGGAGTTCATTGGCGAAAAACCGACGGCGAACAACTGATCGCCGACGCGATCGGCGAAGACGAATGTCAGGCGCTGCCGACGGTGATCGAATCGGGGGGGCGCTATCACATGTATTTTTGTTTCCGGTACGCGAACGATTTCCGAACCAATCCCGAGCGAGGCTACCGGATCGGCTACGCGTCTTCGGACGATCTCCGACATTGGGTGCGCGATGACCGACACGTTGGAATCGAACGCTCGAAGAATGTGGACGCGTGGGACAGCCGCATGATGTGCTACCCCAACGTTTTTCGTCACAACAAAAACACGTATCTGCTGTACAACGGAAACCAGTTCGGACGGCGTGGTTTTGGGATCGCGGTTG
- a CDS encoding glycoside hydrolase family protein produces the protein MTQPYRWRKLGKVFDPTDSSVPGAGWIDQFAQAPCVVPHDDFLRVYFSCRPAPDSRGQYTSYSTYLDLDRSDPQNVLRVSDRPVLPLGAIGMFDQFGIYPISVIRDRELYRAYYAGWTRCESVPFNTAIGVAESHDGGRTFTKLGPGPVIPYTPDEPFVISGPKIRRFNDRWYLFYIAGRKWIVDDARAEPVYKIRMATSDDGLHWHKHGKDLLQSRIEPDEAQASPDVIFSGGKYHMFFCYRRSRNYRGKSGGYRIGYAFSEDLCHWTRDDDRAGITVSESDWDSEMVSYPHVFQLDGCTYLFYLGNQVGKHGFGVAVLEGQL, from the coding sequence ATGACGCAGCCCTATCGCTGGAGAAAGCTCGGCAAGGTCTTTGACCCGACAGATTCATCCGTTCCCGGAGCAGGCTGGATTGATCAGTTCGCTCAGGCGCCTTGCGTCGTGCCGCACGACGACTTCCTGCGCGTCTACTTTTCATGTCGTCCAGCACCCGATTCGCGCGGGCAGTACACCAGTTACTCGACCTATCTGGACCTCGATCGTTCCGACCCGCAAAACGTCCTCCGTGTCAGCGATCGGCCCGTGCTTCCGCTGGGCGCGATTGGAATGTTTGACCAATTTGGCATCTATCCCATTTCCGTGATCCGCGACAGAGAGTTGTATCGCGCGTACTACGCGGGTTGGACGCGATGCGAGTCGGTCCCCTTCAACACAGCGATCGGTGTCGCGGAGAGTCACGACGGTGGTCGAACCTTCACAAAGCTCGGCCCTGGTCCGGTGATCCCATACACACCCGATGAACCCTTCGTGATCAGCGGCCCCAAGATCCGCCGATTCAATGATCGATGGTATTTGTTTTACATCGCGGGCAGAAAGTGGATCGTCGACGACGCTCGCGCCGAACCGGTTTACAAGATTCGAATGGCGACATCTGACGACGGCCTGCATTGGCACAAGCACGGCAAAGACCTGCTACAAAGCCGCATCGAACCCGACGAAGCGCAGGCCAGCCCCGACGTGATCTTCTCCGGCGGCAAGTACCACATGTTCTTCTGTTATCGCCGCAGCCGCAACTATCGCGGCAAGAGCGGTGGCTACCGGATCGGTTACGCCTTCTCCGAGGACCTGTGTCATTGGACGCGCGACGACGACCGCGCCGGTATCACGGTTTCCGAAAGCGACTGGGACAGTGAAATGGTCAGCTATCCCCATGTGTTTCAGCTCGATGGGTGCACTTACCTTTTCTATCTGGGAAACCAGGTCGGCAAACACGGATTCGGCGTCGCGGTTTTGGAGGGGCAACTGTGA
- a CDS encoding WbqC family protein, with protein sequence MGEKRIAIMQPYFFPYIGYFHLLHAADSLVLYDNLQYTKKGWINRNRMLHNGGDVLFSIPLRKASDYASIDQREVSTDFDRRKLLNRVRAAYRKAPNFAATMNLFTTAIDHPESNLFRFVKHSIQLLCDHLGIRTSIIDSSNVPIDHSMRGQDKVLAICRALEATTYVNAIGGVSLYDQADFAGKGIELRFIQSENRRYQQFHYPFVAWLSILDVLMFNSTETVRDWVENGYTLVANPTPVS encoded by the coding sequence ATGGGGGAGAAGCGGATCGCCATTATGCAGCCGTATTTCTTTCCCTACATCGGCTACTTTCACCTGCTTCACGCAGCGGACTCCTTGGTGCTGTACGACAATTTGCAGTACACCAAGAAAGGCTGGATCAACCGCAATCGGATGCTGCACAACGGCGGCGACGTGTTGTTTTCGATTCCGCTGCGAAAGGCGTCCGATTACGCGAGCATCGACCAGCGAGAGGTTTCCACGGACTTTGATCGCCGCAAACTTCTCAACCGAGTCCGTGCGGCCTATCGAAAGGCCCCGAACTTCGCCGCCACGATGAACCTGTTCACGACCGCGATCGACCACCCGGAATCCAACCTGTTCCGATTCGTCAAACACTCGATCCAACTGCTTTGCGATCATCTGGGGATCCGGACTTCCATCATCGACTCTTCCAACGTTCCGATCGACCACTCCATGCGTGGTCAAGACAAGGTCTTGGCAATCTGTCGCGCCTTGGAAGCGACGACCTACGTCAACGCGATTGGCGGTGTGTCGCTGTATGATCAAGCAGATTTCGCTGGGAAGGGCATTGAATTGCGGTTCATCCAATCGGAAAACCGTCGTTATCAACAGTTCCACTATCCTTTCGTTGCTTGGTTGTCCATCCTGGACGTGCTGATGTTCAATTCGACTGAAACGGTCCGCGACTGGGTGGAAAACGGATACACGCTGGTTGCCAATCCCACGCCGGTGTCATGA
- a CDS encoding GNAT family acetyltransferase — protein MQIRAYQPADQPDVVSLWRRAGLTRPWNDPHKDIARKMSVQSQWFLVGVLDKRVIATVMAGYDGHRGWINYLAVDPDHRQGGRGRAIMQHAEQLLLEAGCPKINLQIRKDNAEAISFYETIGFREDDVVSFGKRLIDDQGNKPLNTQVLYKILTKTEWDDARAAGVFSGCGIDLTDGFIHLSGRDQVQTTAKLYFAGRGDLRLVAVDAGKLGETLRWETSRDGALFPHVYGDIPLEAVISVDPLPREHDGSHRFPDSFGLPEQERE, from the coding sequence ATGCAGATTCGAGCATACCAGCCCGCCGATCAGCCCGATGTCGTGTCGCTGTGGCGGCGGGCCGGGTTGACGCGACCGTGGAACGATCCGCACAAGGACATCGCGCGGAAGATGAGCGTCCAATCGCAGTGGTTTTTGGTCGGCGTGTTGGACAAACGGGTCATCGCGACGGTGATGGCTGGATACGATGGACACCGCGGTTGGATCAATTACCTGGCGGTCGATCCCGATCATCGACAAGGTGGCCGTGGGCGGGCCATCATGCAACATGCCGAGCAGTTACTGCTTGAAGCCGGGTGCCCGAAGATCAATCTGCAAATCCGTAAGGACAATGCCGAAGCCATCTCGTTTTATGAAACAATCGGGTTTCGCGAAGATGATGTGGTCAGTTTTGGAAAACGGTTGATTGACGATCAAGGAAACAAGCCTTTGAACACTCAAGTCCTGTACAAGATTCTCACGAAAACCGAGTGGGACGACGCGCGGGCCGCCGGTGTCTTCTCCGGTTGCGGTATCGATTTGACTGACGGTTTTATCCACTTGTCCGGTCGCGATCAGGTCCAGACGACGGCAAAGCTGTACTTTGCCGGGCGAGGGGATTTACGATTGGTCGCCGTCGATGCGGGCAAGCTGGGTGAAACACTACGCTGGGAGACGTCGCGTGACGGAGCCCTGTTTCCACATGTCTACGGAGACATCCCGCTGGAGGCGGTGATTTCGGTTGATCCGCTGCCGCGAGAACACGACGGCAGTCATCGGTTTCCAGACTCGTTCGGACTGCCGGAGCAGGAGAGGGAGTGA
- a CDS encoding UTP--glucose-1-phosphate uridylyltransferase: MSSNWPAVQAVLDNADVPDIVKGLFRQHYEKLGSGAESYIREAEISPVSDVVDAETLPTTLRDAGRAKLDSVAVLKLNGGLGTSMGLEGPKSLLPVRGEDSFLSFILRQAELLSVPLVLMNSFSTSDQTDTAIGALGDLDVEVISFLQHQVPKIDAKTLQPAVWPADPSMQWCPPGHGDIYAALVTSGTLGRLLQKGRRYLFVSNADNLGATLDLSILGHFIESGKSFLMEVADRTAADRKGGHLARRADGQLLLREKAQCHSDEEEQFQDITTHRYFNTNNLWIDLVALSDFLKSNDGVVSLPTITNRKSVDPKDPSSTPVFQLETAMGAAIEVLPNTDAIRVPRSRFAPVKTTGDLIAVRSDAYEVRQDFSVGLIAQRNGVPPHVALDDRYFKKISDLDQRFADTPSLKSCETLKVTGNLNLASGITIQGTANLVGSDSPATVPAGTYEGDYTFA, from the coding sequence ATGTCTTCCAACTGGCCCGCCGTTCAAGCCGTTCTCGACAACGCCGACGTTCCCGACATTGTGAAGGGATTGTTCAGACAACATTACGAAAAACTAGGCTCGGGCGCGGAAAGCTACATCCGTGAGGCAGAGATCTCTCCGGTTTCCGACGTCGTCGATGCAGAAACGCTGCCGACGACGCTGCGAGACGCCGGACGGGCGAAACTCGATTCGGTCGCGGTGTTGAAACTCAACGGAGGGCTGGGCACGTCGATGGGATTGGAAGGCCCCAAGTCGTTGCTGCCCGTGCGTGGCGAAGATTCCTTCCTCAGTTTTATCCTCCGCCAAGCCGAGCTTTTGTCGGTTCCACTGGTGCTGATGAATAGTTTCTCGACGTCCGATCAAACAGACACGGCGATCGGCGCACTCGGCGATCTGGATGTGGAAGTCATCTCGTTCCTGCAACACCAGGTTCCCAAGATCGACGCCAAGACGCTCCAGCCCGCCGTCTGGCCGGCCGACCCGTCGATGCAATGGTGCCCTCCCGGTCACGGGGATATTTACGCGGCTCTTGTGACCAGCGGGACGCTCGGGCGATTGCTCCAAAAGGGACGGCGTTACCTGTTCGTTTCCAACGCGGACAACCTTGGGGCAACCTTGGACCTCAGCATTTTGGGACACTTCATCGAAAGCGGCAAATCGTTCTTGATGGAAGTCGCCGATCGCACCGCCGCGGACCGTAAAGGTGGCCACCTGGCGCGTCGCGCGGACGGACAATTGCTGCTGCGTGAAAAGGCACAGTGTCACAGTGACGAAGAGGAACAGTTTCAAGACATCACCACGCACCGTTACTTCAACACGAACAACCTGTGGATCGACTTGGTCGCACTGTCGGATTTCCTGAAATCAAATGACGGTGTGGTCTCGCTGCCGACGATCACCAACCGCAAATCGGTCGACCCGAAAGACCCTTCATCCACTCCGGTCTTCCAATTGGAAACCGCGATGGGCGCCGCGATCGAAGTGCTGCCGAACACCGACGCCATTCGCGTTCCCCGCTCGCGATTCGCTCCGGTCAAAACGACCGGGGACCTGATCGCCGTACGCTCCGATGCCTATGAAGTCCGCCAGGATTTTTCAGTGGGACTGATCGCCCAGCGAAACGGCGTCCCGCCACACGTCGCTTTGGACGATCGTTACTTCAAAAAAATCAGCGACCTCGATCAGCGGTTCGCCGACACGCCGTCGCTGAAGAGTTGCGAGACGCTGAAAGTTACCGGCAACCTGAACCTCGCCTCGGGCATCACCATCCAAGGCACCGCAAATCTGGTCGGTAGCGATTCTCCCGCCACCGTCCCCGCCGGAACCTACGAAGGCGACTACACGTTCGCGTGA
- the nth gene encoding endonuclease III — translation MLKKERAALVQQRLEEHYPETPIPLDHTDAFTLLVAVLLSAQCTDKKVNEVTPELFRAAGTPGKMAALGQEKILEIIRPLGLSKQKAKSLDGLSKILIEKHEGQVPQTFEELEALPGVGHKTASVVMSQAFGIPAFPVDTHIHRLAQRWGLSSGKSVVQTEQDLKKLFPRESWNKLHLQIIFYGREFCTARGCDGTRCDLCRELYPNRKKPVAAKKA, via the coding sequence ATGTTGAAAAAAGAACGCGCCGCGCTCGTCCAGCAGCGCCTGGAAGAACACTACCCCGAAACGCCGATTCCGCTGGATCACACCGATGCGTTTACCCTGCTCGTTGCCGTCTTGTTGAGTGCCCAATGCACGGACAAAAAAGTCAACGAGGTCACGCCCGAGCTGTTTCGCGCGGCCGGAACGCCTGGAAAGATGGCCGCGCTCGGGCAAGAAAAGATCTTGGAGATCATTCGTCCTTTAGGACTGTCCAAGCAAAAGGCGAAAAGCCTGGATGGACTCTCAAAGATCCTGATCGAGAAACACGAGGGGCAAGTTCCGCAAACGTTTGAGGAGCTGGAGGCCTTGCCGGGCGTCGGCCACAAGACCGCCAGCGTGGTTATGTCCCAAGCGTTCGGGATTCCTGCGTTCCCCGTCGACACCCACATTCACCGACTCGCACAACGCTGGGGACTCTCCAGCGGCAAGAGTGTGGTCCAGACCGAACAAGATTTAAAGAAATTGTTTCCGCGCGAATCTTGGAACAAGCTGCATCTGCAAATCATCTTCTACGGGCGAGAATTCTGTACCGCGCGCGGCTGTGACGGAACCAGATGCGACCTTTGCCGCGAGCTGTACCCGAATCGAAAAAAGCCGGTCGCGGCGAAAAAGGCGTGA
- the ruvB gene encoding Holliday junction branch migration DNA helicase RuvB, with amino-acid sequence MAREAVYQQSDPDVPGDLPPGEPIVASAGDSNPDDRERKLRPRRLDEMVGQRDVIERLKIAIDAASGRGEPLGHILFDGPPGLGKTTFATVIPAEMGTTVQMANGAGLSAPKDLLPYLTNVSERSVLFIDEIHRVPKAVEEYLYTAMEDFRIDIVLGEGVNARTLNFELQPFTLIGATTRAGMLSAPLRDRFQIREHLGWYSDDQLCELVIRNARKLAIEIDQPAAGEIARRSRRTPRLANNRLHWVRDYAQIKAKGTVTIGVARDSLDMIGIDKLGLDKQDRNYLETLIRVFGGGPSGLEAIAHTMNVSSDTLEDEVEPFLLRSELIVRTRRGRMATSKAFEHMKMPPPTV; translated from the coding sequence ATGGCGCGAGAAGCAGTCTACCAACAATCCGATCCCGACGTCCCCGGTGATTTGCCCCCGGGCGAACCGATCGTCGCGTCGGCGGGCGACAGCAACCCGGACGACCGGGAGCGTAAGCTGCGGCCCCGTCGGCTAGACGAAATGGTCGGCCAGCGCGACGTGATCGAACGGCTGAAGATCGCCATCGACGCCGCCTCGGGACGCGGCGAACCGCTCGGACACATCCTGTTTGACGGCCCCCCCGGGCTGGGAAAAACGACCTTCGCCACCGTCATCCCGGCCGAAATGGGCACGACCGTCCAAATGGCCAACGGCGCCGGGCTGAGCGCCCCGAAAGACCTGCTGCCCTACCTGACCAACGTCTCCGAACGGTCGGTGCTGTTTATCGATGAAATCCACCGCGTCCCCAAGGCCGTCGAGGAGTACCTGTACACGGCGATGGAGGACTTTCGGATCGACATCGTACTCGGCGAAGGCGTCAACGCCCGCACGTTGAATTTCGAACTGCAACCCTTCACCTTGATCGGCGCCACCACGCGAGCCGGCATGCTCAGCGCGCCGCTCCGCGACCGATTCCAAATCCGCGAACACCTCGGATGGTACAGCGACGACCAGCTTTGCGAACTCGTGATTCGAAACGCCAGAAAACTCGCCATCGAAATCGACCAACCGGCCGCCGGTGAGATCGCACGACGCAGCCGCCGCACGCCGCGGCTGGCCAACAATCGATTGCATTGGGTTCGCGACTATGCCCAGATCAAAGCCAAAGGCACCGTCACGATCGGTGTCGCCCGAGATTCGCTGGACATGATCGGAATCGACAAACTGGGACTGGATAAACAGGATCGCAACTATCTGGAAACCCTGATCCGCGTGTTCGGCGGCGGCCCCAGCGGGCTCGAAGCGATCGCCCACACGATGAATGTCAGCAGCGATACGTTGGAGGACGAAGTCGAACCGTTCTTGTTGCGCAGCGAATTGATCGTCCGAACGCGTCGCGGACGCATGGCGACCAGCAAGGCGTTCGAACACATGAAGATGCCGCCACCGACCGTCTAA
- a CDS encoding sigma-70 family RNA polymerase sigma factor, with product MSDPVTSSRPIDVSDPAIVAQYEPYLRMLARTRMRRAYQAKLGASDMVQQAMMQAVQGFDGFRGSTEGELLAWLRKILAHHLCHLDRDLHRDKRDIRREQSMEQKLAASSMRLEGLLAGDGPTPSQNVAFGESVIQISQAIARLPDAQADAVRLHYLEGMKLSEVAEELGKSTGAVAGLLHRGMKALRKELGE from the coding sequence ATGTCTGATCCCGTCACTTCGTCGCGTCCGATCGACGTTTCCGACCCGGCCATCGTCGCCCAATACGAACCGTACCTGCGGATGCTGGCCCGGACGAGAATGCGTCGTGCCTATCAGGCCAAACTCGGTGCCTCGGACATGGTGCAGCAGGCGATGATGCAGGCGGTCCAGGGGTTTGACGGTTTTCGCGGCTCCACCGAAGGCGAATTGCTGGCGTGGCTGAGGAAGATTTTGGCCCACCACCTGTGCCACTTGGACCGCGATCTGCACCGGGACAAACGCGATATCCGCCGCGAGCAGTCGATGGAACAAAAGCTCGCCGCGTCGTCCATGCGGCTGGAGGGTCTGTTGGCCGGAGACGGACCGACGCCCAGCCAAAATGTTGCGTTCGGCGAAAGTGTGATTCAGATCAGCCAGGCGATCGCCCGGCTTCCCGACGCTCAAGCCGATGCCGTTCGCCTGCACTATTTGGAAGGCATGAAATTGAGTGAGGTCGCTGAGGAACTGGGCAAGTCAACCGGCGCCGTCGCGGGGCTCTTGCATCGCGGCATGAAGGCCCTGCGAAAAGAGTTGGGCGAGTGA
- a CDS encoding SulP family inorganic anion transporter, translated as MLNFFRARTANAKDDLLSGLTVALALVPEAIAFAFVAGVSPLIGLYSAFFIGLITAAFGGRPGMISGATGAMAVVVVALVAMHGVEYLFPAVILCGLFQITVGIARLGKLIRMVPHSVMLGFVNGLAIVIGMAQLGSFKTLDLSTGNLVYLTGPRLYVMLALVAVTMLIIYLLPKLTRALPASLVAILSVTLISVAINRSGVISGDELTPNAVATVGDMLKTNLKASQIAEARQDDPTNVASEQLLADLRNVSFRNDTVVGPVLRDSATKPAEVAPTEEASSISGGLPMPFFLQYTVPPMTMETLWIILPFSLTLAGVGLIESLMTLTLIDEITETRGRGNRECVGQGAANIICGLFGGMGGCAMIGQSLINVNSGGRGRLSGITAAVCLLAFILFLAPWIEQIPMAALVGVMFMVVIGTFEWASLKMVRRVPKADFAVMVLVAGYTVIMHDLATAVILGVIVSACVFAWTHATHLGAETKINEHGSKIYQLHGPLFFASATSFKELFDVQKDPEDVVIDFYYTRVYDQSGLEAINVLAEKYESAGKRLHLTHLSDECRGLLDKAGDLVEVNLSEDPQYHVATDRLG; from the coding sequence ATGCTGAATTTCTTCCGTGCTAGAACTGCGAACGCAAAAGACGACTTACTGTCCGGATTGACGGTCGCGCTCGCGCTTGTCCCCGAGGCGATTGCGTTTGCGTTCGTCGCCGGCGTCTCCCCCCTGATCGGATTGTATTCGGCATTCTTCATCGGATTGATCACCGCTGCCTTCGGCGGTCGCCCCGGGATGATTTCCGGTGCCACCGGTGCGATGGCCGTCGTGGTCGTGGCGTTGGTCGCGATGCATGGCGTGGAGTATCTGTTTCCGGCCGTGATCCTTTGCGGCCTGTTTCAAATCACCGTGGGGATCGCCCGTCTGGGGAAATTGATTCGGATGGTGCCCCACTCCGTGATGCTCGGTTTCGTCAACGGATTGGCGATCGTGATCGGGATGGCACAACTGGGCAGTTTTAAAACCCTGGACCTGTCGACCGGCAACTTGGTTTACCTGACCGGGCCTCGGCTGTACGTCATGCTGGCACTGGTCGCGGTCACGATGCTGATCATCTATTTGCTGCCGAAGTTGACCCGGGCCTTGCCTGCGTCGCTGGTGGCGATTCTGTCGGTGACGCTGATCTCGGTGGCGATCAATCGCAGCGGCGTTATCTCGGGCGACGAACTGACTCCCAACGCCGTTGCAACCGTCGGCGACATGCTGAAGACAAACCTGAAGGCCAGTCAAATCGCCGAAGCGCGACAAGACGATCCGACCAACGTCGCCTCCGAGCAGCTGCTGGCCGACCTCCGCAACGTCAGCTTTCGAAACGATACCGTTGTCGGCCCTGTGCTGCGCGATTCGGCGACCAAGCCTGCCGAAGTGGCCCCGACGGAAGAGGCATCGTCGATCAGCGGTGGTTTGCCGATGCCGTTTTTTCTGCAGTACACCGTTCCACCGATGACGATGGAAACGCTGTGGATCATCCTGCCGTTCTCGTTGACCCTGGCGGGCGTCGGGTTGATCGAATCACTGATGACACTGACCTTGATCGATGAGATCACCGAAACGCGAGGGCGTGGTAACCGCGAATGTGTCGGACAAGGTGCCGCGAATATTATCTGCGGACTGTTCGGCGGCATGGGCGGATGTGCGATGATCGGCCAGTCGCTGATCAACGTTAATTCTGGTGGACGTGGCCGATTAAGCGGGATCACCGCGGCGGTCTGCTTGCTGGCGTTCATCCTGTTCCTAGCCCCATGGATCGAACAGATTCCGATGGCCGCGCTGGTGGGCGTGATGTTCATGGTCGTCATCGGGACGTTTGAGTGGGCCTCGTTGAAGATGGTCCGGCGAGTTCCCAAGGCCGACTTTGCCGTCATGGTTCTGGTCGCCGGGTACACGGTCATCATGCATGACTTGGCCACCGCCGTGATTCTGGGTGTGATCGTTTCGGCCTGTGTGTTCGCCTGGACGCACGCCACGCACCTCGGGGCGGAAACCAAAATCAACGAACACGGCAGCAAGATCTACCAGTTGCACGGCCCGTTGTTCTTCGCGTCGGCGACCTCATTCAAAGAGTTGTTCGACGTCCAGAAAGACCCCGAAGACGTGGTGATCGATTTCTACTACACCCGCGTCTACGATCAGTCGGGATTGGAGGCGATCAACGTTCTGGCCGAAAAGTATGAATCGGCCGGCAAACGATTGCACCTGACCCACCTGAGCGACGAGTGTCGCGGGTTGCTCGACAAAGCCGGTGACTTGGTGGAAGTCAATCTCTCCGAAGACCCGCAGTACCACGTCGCAACCGATCGGCTGGGATAG